The Triticum urartu cultivar G1812 chromosome 6, Tu2.1, whole genome shotgun sequence genome includes the window TGGGTGTGGGTCGCTTGGGCTAGCTGGCTTAATAAAGCGGGCTCTTACTCTACGGAAACAACTATCTATTTGGCTTGGTTGGGCCACGGCTCGTGGTATAACAAGTTAATGGCCCAAGCATTCCGGGCCTGCTTGtaaaaaaagaaaactaaaagCAGAAAAAATAAGTAATCCGTTGCAAAAAATGCTTGTGCCGAATCTTGGGAATAGTTTTCACTCTCAAGTTATCGGGACCGCACGAATCTTAAAAAATAAAATACCCGGCGTGATATTCCCGCAACCAGTGAGATGTATATATGCGCGCCTCTACGGTCGTCCGCCGCTCTCTATTGCCACCGACTTTTATATCGCTCTCTCCTTGGTCGCCCTTCGCGGCGCCCATCGGTCATGTCAGACATCGATTAAGACGATAACCTAACCCGACCTCCCCTAAATAAGCAAAATCCGATCTTTTTAAGAATATATGTATGTACTTGCtacccaaaaataaaataaaatgatacTACTACGGATTAAGCAAGTCCTACGGTGGCAGCAGTTTCCACTTTCGTGGAACCCAATGGGGTAGTAGCTGGTGGGGAAAAGCAatgggtgggggtgggggggtgGGAGGGAGAAGAGTCAAAGAGTGGCCAATGGGGAATCAATCGGGATGCACATGTGGATGGAGGAGTGGTACGTGGAGGTGCCATCCGGCCCAACCAGGCGTTGCCATTTGTGGGGCGGCCCCGCCCCTTCCCCGTCCTCGGAACCTTTCCTTTCTGAGTAACAAAATCCCCCTCCCCCTTTTGCCTCCCCGGAAAACACATCCatctcctccctccctccctccacCAGATTAAGCCTGCCCGCCCGCCCGCCGCTGTGCTCCTCCGAGATCCTTCCTAGATCCGTCCGTCGATCCATGGCGCCgtcgtcgccggcggcggcggcggcggtggcggccgaGGGAgacgagcagcagcagcagatcgtggtggccgcggcggcggcggcggcggccaagaAGGGCGGCGGGAAGAGGGGCCGGCGCGAGATGCGGCGGATCGAGGACGCCACCAGCCGGCAGGTGACCTTCTCCAAGCGCCGGAGCGGGCTGCTCAAGAAGGCCTTCGAGCTGGGCGTCCTCTGCGACGCCGAGGTCGCCCTCATCGTCTTCTCCCCCCGCGGCCGCCTCTACGAGTACGCCTCCGCGCCAGAGTACGTCCGCTCGCTCGCTCGCTAACCCTAGCCCTAGATCGGCCCCCTTTCCCCCCCGCCTCCCGCTTGATTTCCGCGTTTAATCCGCCTCTAGATTTAATCGTTTGTCATATCATAATCAAGGGCACTGTCCGTACACATGAAATACACACGAGTTCCACtgtcactctctctctctcaggaATTTGGTGAGATTTTTTCCTTCGAGTTCGATCGTTTAGATGGATGCGGGCAAGGCCAGATCGCCCGATCTTGTCGATAATTAAACCACTGTTCTAGGGTTAGGCGAGGAAAAAACCAGGAAATAATTTTGACACACCTTTTCGAGTATATGGTATATACTCAAATAAATTACAGATTCCTTGCTGTTTTTAGCAGTTTTTTCAGACATGTCCACCTCTGCGCATTGTTTGTTTGCTGGAAAAAGTCACTCGTGCTGGCCAGCACAGCCATGTGCTGACTTTCTTCTCAATCTAGTAATCCATCTTGTTATGACTCCAACAACCATAAAAAAAGGGAAAATCTTGACAAGTCGCCCTCAACTATGAACTGTTTGTGAGAATATCAAACAAGCACTGCATCATAGGACTACACAGTTTGTTTCTTAGCACAAAATAATTTCCCCTTGATTATTTTTCTTGCTGGCAGTGGAGTAACATGCATGATCCTGGCCTGCTTTTGTTACCTGGACACGTTCGTTCGTACAAGAGCTGGCTCAGCGCCCATGAGTTAAGCTTGCTGTGTGGTACGAACGGACTATATATATCTTGAACTGGCTGCTTCGCTTTAATGCACATATATATAAATGCGCCTGTACTTTGCCTGCAAACCCACCAACTATCATACCGAGATGCAAATGTGTTGCTGCTGACAGGCGCGCGTCAGCGATGTGCATCTGACTTGCATCTGCGGACTGTTCCCCATACTTTACTAGACAGATAGTACATGAAATACAGTGAACATCTACAGTAGTTTCGGCCCCATTTTTGGGTAAAACTAATTAGCAGCTGTGGGGAATCTGCTCAGTCTGCTATTTCTCTTTTGGGATACGCATGTTATGTGTGTGTGGAATGAATGACCAACATATTTTCTTTCTGTTTGCCCGATGAGAGAGATCCCAGCCCTTAACACTGATAATGGTTTCGTAATAACAATATTGCGAGACTGATTTTGATCGGAACTGAGAAACCTCTAATTGCACGTGATGCTACATTGTTGAATTGTCGTGCATATGGCCAATTTTTTCCACCAGTGACATGTGCATCTTATTTTTTGTGTGGCAGTTCATTTGATATGTTTTTCTTCTTAAAATGCAACAAGGTGCCTTTTCTTTTCGATGGAACTCTCCATGTTAAATCCACTTCCCTTCTGGAATAATTCTCAATATGAAGGCTACTGTTGCTAAAGTAATGTCATGTTGTTGTTACACTGTCGAAATGTAACTAGAAACCTCAGTATACACCTTATATTTTCAGTGCAACCAGGGCGTACAAGCCTCCAACCTAACATGGTGTATAGGCACATGTTTATGCACCAACTCTCAAAATAAATATATATTCTCCATAAAGGAAAATCATGATCGATCTGGTtttttgtgttgtttcattcctCATACCAGCACAAAAGCTTTTTGTACTAATTCCATCATCCACTCCTATACTTTGTGTTATCAATTGAACTTGGAAAGTTTCTGCATGACATGCTTACTATGGTTGATGAAAAATAATAATACCGATCATATGTGGGCTATGAACTTTCACGTAGTTGCTCTACATGCTGCAGGATGAACAGGAAATCAATATGTATCTTTTCAGTTCAGTAAGATCCTAATTATCTCTATTTTTTTTTAAGTTTGTTAGGATCTTGGCCTTAGGCCACAACTTAGGTGGTGGGCATATAATGCTTACCTCCTACTTGCATCTAGTAGGCAAATATCTAACTAATTGGCCCATTCAGTAGTTCTCCTCTCTCCCCAATAGTTGCAGTTTGGGTCGGATTCTCTCCGTGTGTAGAAAATTCACCCTAGGCCAATTTTAACCGCACATATGGGCTGAATACTAGAGGATATACACCTATTTTCTTATGGACTGGGGTGCGATGGACCAGGTTGGCCCCTCCGAAGCACCGCCACTAGACATCCTCCTTGTGTGGACTCGTGTTGTAATGGTGTAGGGGCTCGACGTATTACTTCTTACAACTTTCTGTCCCTTTCGCTCTAATCCTCCCACAAATTACCGACCGTGTGACAATTTGGTACTATGCATTCCTCCCCCACAATTTCTACCATCACCAACAAATGCAATACATAAACAAAAAAAAACACAACAATGCTTTTTTGGTAAGTTCAGTCGCCTTGATGGAGTGTGACCTTGTCCTATATATTAGGAACACTACGGGAGGGGTTGGACAATTGCAGGCCGTAACGTGCTCCACATAACACTCTCTCAACCCCGTGGCCAGACGTCGGCCCGAGTCGTAATGCAACTCCTCCAGACTCAACTTAGAGCGTCTCGGGAGCTATAAATAGATCCAATAGCTctagcgccccccccccccctgagtGTATTcttatttttttttgcaaaaaggATCCATATTTAGTATAAAAGTTCATCAAAAGTGTAAAACACCTCAAACATAGTAAAAATTACATTGAAGTCCCTAGATCTCCAAACAACCACTATAGCCGCCAGAAAGAGCCGCTAACGTGTCGCTGTCGCTGCTCCCCTACTGGAGTCTGCTTGACCTTGTTGATGACAACCGGGAAGTCTTCGTGCACGTGCCGCTAAGAACCACCGTCCTGGCGCCACATTCCGTTCTTCGTTGTTGAACCATTGAATAGATCTGAAGCACCTGACACCAAATCTCCCCACACGATGATAAACCCTAACCTCACCTCCCCAACGAGGCGATTGAAACCTACGTCGAAGCTCCATCAACTATGTCCGGATGGAAAAACTTGAGGAGGATCAGAGCCCGAAAGAAAAAGTCGAAGAGGAAGCAACGGACCCGGAGCGCCGCACATGTGAGGACAAAATAGTTCTAACCTAAAGGTGAGgttttatagtactccctccgttcggaaatacttgtcatcaaaatgaataaaaggggatgtatctagatatattttagttctagatacatccctttttgtccattttgatgacaagttttttcggacggagggagtactcgCCAAGGGATCAAGAGACACAAAGACAATTGGGCAGCTCTGGCTTAGATAAGATGGAGCATCCTCCTGGTAGCCCTAGCCTTGGCAAAGATGATATCTTGCCATTCTTCGGCCATCACTTCTCCTCTTCAACGACATGATGGAATACTGCCCCACAGCTTCTTATATGGAGTTCCCACCTACATTGGCAAGGTTGACTCCCCAACATGTCTTAAACATTGCTCTCTCTTTGCCAAGCAGAGCAACTTTGAAGCTAAGAAGGTGGGGATAGCCCCATTCTATTTGGTGGGTGACACCCAACACAGTACAACAAATACAAGGATGCTTGTGGCCATTCACCATGGCACCAATTCATCAAGTTTGTTAATGGTACCGAATTTGGTTGAATGTGTCTCAGTAACACCGTTGTCAAACTCATCTCCCTCAAGGGCACCAACATGGTAGTAGTCTGGTTGTCTTCCAGTTCAATGACCTACTTGGCCGGGTGATGTGCCTACCAACTAACCCAACGGGTGGTGATTTACACCACCAACCACCAGGAACCGCTAAAGATCAAAGTGAAGGTAGGGCGCCTGAATTCTCACCTGGGGGCGATGTGTTGGGCACAACCAGCTCTAGAGATGACCGTGGACACAAGCCATTTACCCGGGCCTTATGATGCACACCTTCTGGTCAGATTGAGCAAGAAATAGTGAATCAGTTATGCCCCTCAATATTTCTCCCCTTGCCTGAGGTGTGTAACAACCCCTTAACTAGCTGGAGTGGCACCACAAAGTtcagtccccccccccccccccccccctccccttcTCCTAGTCTCCTCCCACAAATTAGCCACCATTTGATGTAAACCTAATATTATGCTTGTTATCACATTATATTTATTAGGTTCTTAGGCTTAAATTGCAACCATTAGTCATTTCTTGTATTCAATATCATCTTTTTCTTTTCAAGGAGTATTTGAAGATTAAACAAAAAGTAGTAGCTTTCATTGATTTATTTGTGTTCGTTAGTAAAATTAGTATCTCTCAGTGCTCACTATTATGTAATTAAAAACCATGCAAAGGAAAAAAAATAAGTCCTTGGAAGAGAGTAGTGTGACTAATTTTCGAAAGTACCCACAAATGTTGTAGGCCATTCACATGTAATCATCAAATCTAATTGGTTTCTCAACATTTTCTCTGCATCTTGATTTAATTGTCCTCTTATATATTCCATCTCATGATCTAGAATTTTGTTAAATATATAATATTAATTTAGAGTTTCTAAATTAGTGTGATGAATGTGATTAATCGATATTAAACACAACATAGGCAACCCTGAGCTGAAAAAAATATACATATGGCTGAAATATCCCTTCCATACACATTAGCATCTAATCCACCAACCCTAAGCTGTGTACTCAAGGAAGTGAATTTCGCAGACATGAGTTAGGTTCCTATTATATTGTAGTGCTTTGCTATTGTTTTCCTTTAATAACAGGTATATGGCCTACAAGAGCTCTCGCtgccaaaatttagaatttcatcgAAATATTGGTTGGTACTAAAGTATTTTGTTTCTTAAACTTCGCACTAAGTACAGATAGGTTCTAAAAATTCTGGTTTTAATATTATGACAATTGGATTATATTTTTCCAAAAAGAATTCTCAAATTCCAATCTTTTCGGTGAGCATCGAAATAATTATTTATTCACAATGTTAAACCTTGACCATTTAATTATACACACAGACGTGCACATATATACAACTTAATTAATTAGTTGTTTTTGTTTGTTAACATTTGAAAATTCTCAGTTTGCAGAAAACGATTGATCGCTACCTGAACCACACAAAAGGTACATCTACCAATGAGAAAACTGTTGAGCAACCAGCTGCTGGCGTCCAGGTGCAACTTCCTACCTTTGTACTGTAATACTTACCGCAATTAATCTAGATGCAATTAATCTAGATGCTATATTACATATATTTGGCTCATTATATATGCTGTGTATGTGATGTATCGTATATGTATATGGATGCAGATGTGTAGATCGGAAGCTACGGCCTTGAAGCACAAGATAGACGCAATTGAGGCATACCAGAGGTGATGACAGTGACTTGCCTGCTGAATCATCAACTATTCTTAGTACTTACACATGAAAACAACCAAGAATATATATATGTAATCCAATCGATCCTGGGAAATAAATTACTAAATTTAAATTGTACACAATATGAATGCACATGCAGGAAGCTATCTGGAGAAGGACTGGGG containing:
- the LOC125515113 gene encoding MADS-box protein SOC1-like, giving the protein MAPSSPAAAAAVAAEGDEQQQQIVVAAAAAAAAKKGGGKRGRREMRRIEDATSRQVTFSKRRSGLLKKAFELGVLCDAEVALIVFSPRGRLYEYASAPDLQKTIDRYLNHTKGTSTNEKTVEQPAAGVQMCRSEATALKHKIDAIEAYQRKLSGEGLGSCSAHELQELELQLEKSLSCIRQKKQQKMLDKILELKEKERKLLTENSVLREEYKALPLLELATAAAAERSPDGAGAEEAEEDERRRHYMEVETELVIGRPGSSS